From the genome of Desulfobacterales bacterium:
GTTGATAAATGTCGTAGTTATTGATCAGTGGTTTGCCGGCATAGTGGGATAGCAGGTCCTCGGCAAGTGCGGCAATGACTTCCTTGGGTTTACATCCTGCTTTCAAGCCCTTGAGCGTGACAACAGTTCGCTTTCGCCAGGCGGCAAAGTGGGCGGCCATGCCGGCGATAAAGGCCTTGAACTCCGGATGATCGTAAACCGTGGACCTGATGGCTACTTTGTCCGCGGCAAGAACGAGGTAGCCGGGACGGTCGGGCTTGAAGAGCGTCATTTTCAGGTTGGGGCAGATGTCCCAATACAGTTTAAGTGCTTCGACATCGGCCACTGGAATGCCGCCCAGCAGGTGGCCTGCAATGTCCTGGATATCTTCGGATTTTTGGCTGTCTATGTAGCGCGGAAGGTTGAGATTGAACTCATTCTTCTCGATCTCGGTTAAGGGAACCATCCGCGAAAATTTGGCAAGTTCGAGCTGCCGGTTAAAGACGTCCACGATTTTGTGGATGTCCTGAGCGCGCAGCCGGTTCTTAGGGCCGTCCTTCATAAAGCCGGCGCTGGCGTCGATCATGAAGATGGCCTTGCGGGCATGAGCATTCTGCTTATCGACGATAATGATGCATGCGGGAATGCCGGTGCCGTAAAAAAGGTTAGCAGGCAGACCGATGATGCCCTTTATGTATCCCTTGCGGACCAGAGCGCGGCGGATGCGAGCCTCGGAGTTGCCCCTGAACAGGACACCGTGCGGTAGGATGCAGGCCCCCTTGCCGGTGCTCTTAAGCGAGCGGACGATGTGCAGCAAGTAGGCGTAGTCGCCCTGCCTGGCGGGCGGCGTGCCGAAGGGTTGGAAGCGCTCGTAGGGGTCGTTGAGCGGATCAAGGCCCGTACTCCAGCGCTTGTCGGAAAAAGGCGGATTGGCGACCACATAGTCGAAAGTCTTGAGCGTGTTGTCGTCTTTGAACTTGGGATCGGCCAGGGTGTTGCCCTGCACGATGAGCGCCGTAGGGTTATCATGCAGGATCATGTTCATGCGGGCCAGGCCGCTGGTAGCGGCGTCCTTCTCCTGCCCGTAGAGGGTGGAAGTGCCGGCCTCGTCGCCGACCTTCAAGAGCAGCGAACCCGATCCACAGGTAGGGTCATAGACGGTGGTAGCACTGGTGGTCTTTGCCTGTCGAATGCCGAGAATCTGCGCCATAATGCGGCTCACTTCCGCCGGGGTGTAAAACTGGCCCTTGCTCTTGCCGCTTTCAGTGGCAAAATGCCGCATCAGGTATTCGTAGGCGTCGCCCAGAATGTCATCCCCGTCGGCACGGTTTTTCGAGAAGTCAAGCGCCTTGTTTTCAAAGATTGCGATGAGATTGGTGAGCCGGTCCACCATCTCTTTACCGCTGCCGAGCTTGGTGGCGTCATTGAAATCCGGCATGTCGGACAGCTTGTTGGCGCCGGCCAGCGGGGCGATGATTTTTTTATTGATCTGGTCGCCGATATCGGGTTTGCCCTTGAGCGCAACCATATCCTTGAAGCTTGCGCCTTTTGGAATTTTGATCGGCGCGTAGGTCTGCCCGGCATACTTGTCGCTGACGTATTTGATGAACAGCATGACCAGAACGTAGTCTTTATACTGGCTTGCGTCCATGCCCCCGCGCAGTTCGTCGCAACTGGACCAGAGGGATGAGTAGAGTTCGGATTTCTTCAGGGCCATGCAATTCCTCTTACAGTTTATGAATTTGCAACTACGGTATCGTCATGGATTAACAATCGATTTGTTTTTATTCAATTTCCCCAATAATTGCAAACACAATATGGGGTTGGCGAACAATAGGTTTTTTCAAGGATATCTCGCCAATCAGCAAGTCTTAAAAAATTGGGGGGATTGATTTATATTTCAAATAATTATAGAAACTTTGTTACAATTGTATGAAGAAATCGACGCGTCATTGGAGCGATTTTGGAAAATCCAAAAAACATTGCTGAACAAATTATGAAATTGGAGCAGGAGCTGGCCGCTCTGGATTCAATACGAGAGGAATTGAAAAATAAGATTTCACAGCTCCGCAGCCTTCAAGATCCAGATTCTGGAATAGCAGATCCGATCGTCCCGTATAAAACCATTAAGTCGAAAGACGCATTGTCAGAAACCGAAAAAATTACACTTTTCAGATCGTTGTTCCGCGGCCGGGAGGATGTCTATCCCAGGCGATTTGAAAGTAAGCGTTCCGGAAAAAGCGGATACCAGCCTGTATGCCGCAATGAATGGATTCGACCCCTCTGCAAAAAACCCAAGATCAAATGCGGCGAGTGCGAAAATCGGAATTTTGAATCCCTGACCGCCGAGGTTATTCGAAACCACCTGACAGGGAAAGATCCAAATGATCGATACCAGCGCGAGTTTGTCATCGGCGTCTACCCGATGTTGACTGATGAAACCTGCTGGTTTCTGGCGGTCGATTTCGACAAAGAAACATGGTTTGAAGATGCCGGAACCTATTTAAAAACCTGTAAAAACTTCCATATTCCGGCATACCTGGAAAAGTCCAGATCCGGAAACGGCGGGCATGTCTGGATCTTTTTTTCAGAACCGGTCCCTGCCAAGCTGGCCCGCCATTTAGGTTCCTTCATGTTGACCCAGGCTATGGAAAACAGGCCTGAAATGGGCTTTGATTCATATGACCGTTTTTTTCCCAGCCAGGATACGATGCCGAAAGGTGGTTTTGGAAATCTCATTGCGCTCCCCCTTCAAAAGAAAGTCCGAGAAAAAGGAAACAGCATTTATATTGATGAAAATTCGGAAGGTTTCACCGACCAGTGGGTATTTCTATCATCCGTCCAAAAAATGAGTTTTGATTTGGTGCGGTCCGTCGTTGAAAAAGCCGCTCTCCGGGGCGGAGTGTTGGGAGTCCGTTTCGTCAGTACCGATGAAGATGAGATATCACCCTGGCTATACAGCCCATCCGGCAGAAGGCCCGATGTTACAATCAAGGGGCCATTGCCCGAAAAGATCGACCTGGTACTAAGCAACCAGGTCTACATCAGCAAGGAAGGCCTGCCGCCTGCGTTGAAAAATCGCCTGATCCGATTGGCTGCGTTCCAGAATCCGGAATTTTATAAGGCCCAGGCCATGCGGTTTCCGACGTATGATAAGCCCAGGATTGTTCACTGCTGTGAAGACTTCCCAAAACACATCGGACTGCCAAGGGGGTGTCTGGAAGATATCGAAGTATTATTGAAATCGCTGAACATTAAAACAAATATCATCGATGAACGTTTTAACGGCACCCCTATAAATGTTGAATTCAACGGGACGCTGCGCCCGGACCAACAATCATCAGCAGATGCTATGATGGTACACGACACCGGTGTCTTATCTGCATCGACTGCATTTGGAAAGACCGTCATTGCGGCTTATCTTATTTCCAAACGGGCTGTGAATACACTCATTCTTGTTCATAGAAAACAGTTGCTGGATCAATGGCAGGCTCGTCTTGAAACTTTTCTCGAAGGCAACGACAAGCAGATCGGTCAATTCGGCGGCGGCAAACGAAAACCGACAGGCATCATTGATGTGGCCATGATTCAAAGCCTTAGCAGAAAGGGCATTGTTGACGACATTGTAGCCGATTATGGGCATATTGTTGTGGATGAATGCCATCATATTTCTGCCCGGAGCTTTGAAATTGTTTCCCGTCAGTGCAAGGCCAAATTTATTACAGGCCTTTCAGCAACAGTGATCCGTAAAGACGGCCACCATCCCATTGTTTTTGACACTTCCAATTTCATGGAAAGGGACCATTGCCCAATATGCCGGGCGCTTGCACAGAATTAACGACATGAAAAAGGAGGTGCTGATTTTTGATTATGCAGATCTTGAAGTGCCGATGCTTTTAAGGATGTACGAAAGACGATTATCAGGTTATCGCTCTATTGGATATGAAATAATGGACTGATTAAGCGTGAGGCAAGCGGATTTTTCATCCTTTTGATTTCTGAGGTATCCATCCAGAAGGTTCAAATATCAGTCGGTCGAGAAACCGGTGATATGTATAGCCTA
Proteins encoded in this window:
- a CDS encoding type I restriction-modification system subunit M, with protein sequence MALKKSELYSSLWSSCDELRGGMDASQYKDYVLVMLFIKYVSDKYAGQTYAPIKIPKGASFKDMVALKGKPDIGDQINKKIIAPLAGANKLSDMPDFNDATKLGSGKEMVDRLTNLIAIFENKALDFSKNRADGDDILGDAYEYLMRHFATESGKSKGQFYTPAEVSRIMAQILGIRQAKTTSATTVYDPTCGSGSLLLKVGDEAGTSTLYGQEKDAATSGLARMNMILHDNPTALIVQGNTLADPKFKDDNTLKTFDYVVANPPFSDKRWSTGLDPLNDPYERFQPFGTPPARQGDYAYLLHIVRSLKSTGKGACILPHGVLFRGNSEARIRRALVRKGYIKGIIGLPANLFYGTGIPACIIIVDKQNAHARKAIFMIDASAGFMKDGPKNRLRAQDIHKIVDVFNRQLELAKFSRMVPLTEIEKNEFNLNLPRYIDSQKSEDIQDIAGHLLGGIPVADVEALKLYWDICPNLKMTLFKPDRPGYLVLAADKVAIRSTVYDHPEFKAFIAGMAAHFAAWRKRTVVTLKGLKAGCKPKEVIAALAEDLLSHYAGKPLINNYDIYQHLMDYWAGTMQDDAYLIAADGWKAETTRIIEKDKKGKEKDKGWTCDLVPKALIVSRYFDKEQKTIDQLA
- a CDS encoding DEAD/DEAH box helicase family protein, coding for MENPKNIAEQIMKLEQELAALDSIREELKNKISQLRSLQDPDSGIADPIVPYKTIKSKDALSETEKITLFRSLFRGREDVYPRRFESKRSGKSGYQPVCRNEWIRPLCKKPKIKCGECENRNFESLTAEVIRNHLTGKDPNDRYQREFVIGVYPMLTDETCWFLAVDFDKETWFEDAGTYLKTCKNFHIPAYLEKSRSGNGGHVWIFFSEPVPAKLARHLGSFMLTQAMENRPEMGFDSYDRFFPSQDTMPKGGFGNLIALPLQKKVREKGNSIYIDENSEGFTDQWVFLSSVQKMSFDLVRSVVEKAALRGGVLGVRFVSTDEDEISPWLYSPSGRRPDVTIKGPLPEKIDLVLSNQVYISKEGLPPALKNRLIRLAAFQNPEFYKAQAMRFPTYDKPRIVHCCEDFPKHIGLPRGCLEDIEVLLKSLNIKTNIIDERFNGTPINVEFNGTLRPDQQSSADAMMVHDTGVLSASTAFGKTVIAAYLISKRAVNTLILVHRKQLLDQWQARLETFLEGNDKQIGQFGGGKRKPTGIIDVAMIQSLSRKGIVDDIVADYGHIVVDECHHISARSFEIVSRQCKAKFITGLSATVIRKDGHHPIVFDTSNFMERDHCPICRALAQN